One genomic window of Thioclava sp. GXIMD4216 includes the following:
- the purL gene encoding phosphoribosylformylglycinamidine synthase subunit PurL produces the protein MTEPALTPDLIAAHGLKPDEYERILEIIGREPSFTELGIFSAMWNEHCSYKSSKKWLRTLHTKGPQVICGPGENAGVVDIGDGQAIVFKMESHNHPSYIEPHQGAATGVGGILRDVFTMGARPIAAMDSLSFGMPSHPKTNHVVKGVVEGVGSYGNCFGVPNVGGEVRFHPSYNGNCLVNAFAAGLADADKIFYSAASGIGMPVVYLGAKTGRDGVGGATMASAEFDDTIEDKRPTVQVGDPFTEKCLMEACLELMASGSVISIQDMGAAGLTCSAVEMGDKGGLGIHLKLENVPQRETNMTAYEMMLSESQERMLMVLKPEKEAEARAIFEKWDLDFAIVGETIAEDRFLIEHNGAIKADLPLSKLSSTAPEYDRPWVETPKPAPADALPAIGAMEALKALIGSPNYAAKDWVFEQYDTQVMGDTVRRPGMGAGVVRIHGTSKAVAFTADVTPRYVKADPFEGGKQAVAENFRNLCAVGAKPLATTDNLNFGNPEKPEIMGQFVGAIKGIDAAVKALDMPIVSGNVSLYNETDGQGILPTPTICAVGLLENLEDELIAGLPSEGDIALVIGATKGHLDQSALAFEAFGIEAGQAPEVDLDAELKNGTFLRANRKSLTSATDLSDGGVALAAFELAESAAVGVTLDTADIGQLFGEDQARYLVTATEAGASALEAAAASAGVTIARVGTFGGASISFGGDSAPLADLAKLYRGAFAAAING, from the coding sequence ATGACCGAACCCGCACTCACCCCCGACCTGATCGCCGCTCACGGGCTCAAGCCCGACGAATACGAGCGTATTCTGGAAATTATTGGGCGTGAACCGAGCTTCACCGAACTTGGCATTTTCTCGGCCATGTGGAACGAGCACTGCTCGTATAAATCATCCAAGAAATGGCTGCGTACGCTGCACACCAAAGGCCCGCAGGTCATCTGTGGTCCGGGGGAGAACGCAGGCGTTGTGGATATTGGTGACGGTCAGGCGATCGTCTTCAAGATGGAAAGCCACAACCACCCCTCCTATATCGAGCCGCACCAAGGGGCTGCGACCGGTGTGGGCGGCATTCTGCGCGATGTCTTCACCATGGGCGCCCGCCCGATTGCCGCAATGGACAGCCTGTCCTTCGGCATGCCCTCGCATCCCAAAACCAACCATGTCGTCAAAGGCGTGGTCGAAGGCGTGGGGTCTTACGGCAACTGCTTCGGCGTGCCGAATGTGGGCGGCGAAGTCCGTTTCCACCCTTCCTATAACGGCAACTGCCTTGTGAACGCCTTCGCGGCGGGCCTCGCGGATGCCGACAAGATCTTCTACTCGGCCGCATCCGGCATCGGCATGCCGGTCGTCTATCTTGGCGCGAAAACCGGCCGTGACGGTGTGGGCGGCGCGACGATGGCGTCGGCCGAATTCGATGACACCATCGAGGACAAGCGCCCGACCGTCCAAGTCGGCGACCCCTTCACCGAGAAATGCCTAATGGAAGCCTGCCTTGAACTGATGGCCTCGGGCTCGGTGATCTCGATTCAGGATATGGGCGCTGCTGGCCTGACCTGCTCGGCTGTGGAAATGGGCGATAAGGGCGGCCTTGGTATCCACCTCAAGCTGGAGAATGTTCCCCAGCGCGAGACCAATATGACCGCCTATGAGATGATGCTCTCGGAAAGCCAGGAGCGTATGCTCATGGTTCTCAAGCCCGAGAAAGAGGCCGAGGCCCGTGCCATCTTCGAGAAATGGGATCTGGACTTTGCCATCGTGGGCGAGACCATCGCGGAAGACCGCTTCCTGATCGAGCATAATGGCGCGATCAAAGCCGATCTGCCGCTGTCGAAACTGTCTTCGACCGCGCCCGAATATGACCGCCCGTGGGTCGAGACGCCGAAGCCCGCTCCGGCTGATGCCCTGCCCGCGATTGGCGCGATGGAGGCGCTGAAGGCGCTGATCGGCTCGCCGAACTATGCGGCCAAGGATTGGGTCTTCGAGCAATATGACACCCAAGTCATGGGCGATACCGTCCGCCGCCCCGGCATGGGTGCAGGCGTGGTGCGCATCCATGGCACCTCGAAAGCCGTGGCCTTCACCGCCGATGTGACGCCGCGCTATGTCAAGGCCGACCCCTTCGAGGGTGGCAAACAGGCGGTTGCCGAGAACTTCCGCAACCTCTGTGCCGTTGGCGCAAAGCCGCTGGCCACCACCGACAACCTGAACTTCGGCAACCCCGAAAAGCCCGAAATCATGGGCCAATTCGTGGGCGCGATCAAAGGGATCGATGCCGCTGTGAAGGCGCTGGATATGCCGATCGTTTCGGGCAACGTCTCGCTTTATAACGAGACCGACGGTCAGGGCATCCTGCCGACGCCGACGATCTGTGCCGTGGGTCTTCTGGAAAACCTTGAGGACGAGCTGATCGCAGGTCTGCCGTCGGAAGGCGACATCGCGCTGGTGATCGGGGCGACCAAGGGCCATCTGGATCAATCCGCGCTGGCGTTTGAAGCCTTCGGTATCGAGGCAGGTCAGGCCCCCGAGGTCGATCTGGACGCAGAGCTGAAAAACGGCACCTTCCTGCGCGCGAACCGCAAATCTCTGACCTCGGCCACCGACCTTTCGGATGGTGGTGTGGCTCTGGCAGCCTTCGAGCTGGCGGAAAGCGCAGCCGTCGGCGTCACGCTCGATACCGCCGATATCGGTCAGCTCTTCGGTGAGGATCAGGCCCGCTATCTGGTCACCGCAACCGAGGCGGGCGCAAGCGCGCTGGAAGCCGCCGCCGCAAGCGCAGGCGTCACCATCGCCCGCGTCGGCACCTTCGGCGGCGCTTCGATCAGCTTCGGCGGCGACAGCGCCCCTCTGGCGGATCTGGCCAAGCTCTACCGTGGAGCCTTTGCGGCAGCCATCAACGGCTAA
- a CDS encoding DUF2190 family protein — MQRIAADAFTLGAPVYWDADDELATSIATDNTKLGVAVEAAPVDTGSLKVRLSGF, encoded by the coding sequence ATGCAGCGAATAGCCGCAGACGCGTTCACGCTCGGCGCGCCTGTCTATTGGGATGCTGACGACGAGCTGGCGACCAGCATCGCAACCGATAACACGAAGCTAGGCGTGGCGGTCGAAGCTGCACCGGTTGACACAGGGTCTCTTAAAGTTCGGCTGTCGGGCTTCTGA
- a CDS encoding BolA/IbaG family iron-sulfur metabolism protein, producing MPMEAQDIENLIRDSFPEAKITITDLAGDGNHWAAEVIDESFRGQNRVQQQRAVYAALKGAMDGPSGALHALALTTKAPE from the coding sequence ATGCCAATGGAAGCCCAGGATATCGAAAACCTGATCCGAGACTCGTTCCCCGAGGCAAAAATCACCATCACCGACCTCGCCGGAGATGGCAATCACTGGGCCGCCGAGGTCATCGACGAATCCTTCCGCGGACAGAACCGCGTCCAGCAGCAGCGCGCAGTCTATGCTGCCCTCAAAGGCGCGATGGACGGCCCGAGCGGCGCCCTCCACGCGCTGGCGCTCACGACAAAGGCGCCCGAGTAA
- the argC gene encoding N-acetyl-gamma-glutamyl-phosphate reductase produces MTQKIAILGASGYTGAELVRLIATHPTMDIVALSGERKAGMAMGDVFPHLRHLNLPNLVKIEEIDFSGVDLAFCALPHATSQEVIRELPKDLKVVDLSADFRLRDPAEYEKWYGKPHCAVEMQKEAVYGLTEFYRDDIRNARLCAGTGCNAAAGQYAIRPLIEAGVIDLDDILLDLKNGVSGAGRSLKENLLHAELSGGTYPYSAGGKHRHLGEFDQEFSKIAGRPVLVQFTPHLAPMNRGILASAYVKGDPEAVYKALADRYAAETFIEVLPFGGLPSTRSVAGSNFVHVGVSADRIPGRALVVVALDNLCKGSSGQALQNANLMLGNEETAGLMLAPVFP; encoded by the coding sequence ATGACCCAGAAAATCGCCATTCTCGGGGCATCCGGCTATACCGGTGCCGAGCTTGTCCGCTTGATTGCAACCCATCCCACGATGGACATCGTCGCTTTGTCCGGCGAGCGTAAGGCCGGTATGGCGATGGGGGATGTGTTCCCGCATTTGCGACATCTCAATCTTCCGAACCTTGTGAAAATTGAGGAAATCGATTTTTCCGGCGTGGATCTGGCCTTCTGTGCCCTGCCGCATGCGACCTCGCAGGAGGTTATTCGCGAACTTCCGAAAGATCTGAAGGTCGTTGATCTGTCGGCTGATTTCCGTCTGCGCGATCCGGCGGAATACGAGAAATGGTATGGCAAGCCGCATTGCGCCGTCGAGATGCAGAAAGAGGCGGTCTACGGGCTGACCGAATTCTACCGTGACGACATCCGTAATGCGCGGCTTTGCGCGGGCACCGGCTGTAACGCGGCGGCGGGGCAATATGCGATCCGCCCGCTGATCGAGGCGGGGGTGATCGATCTGGATGACATCCTGCTGGATCTCAAGAACGGTGTCTCGGGGGCAGGGCGCTCGCTGAAGGAAAACCTTCTGCATGCCGAGCTTTCGGGCGGCACCTATCCCTATTCGGCGGGCGGCAAACACCGCCATCTGGGCGAGTTCGATCAGGAATTCTCGAAGATTGCGGGGCGTCCGGTGCTGGTGCAGTTCACGCCGCATCTGGCCCCGATGAACCGTGGCATTCTGGCTTCGGCCTATGTGAAGGGCGATCCGGAGGCGGTCTATAAGGCCTTGGCGGACCGTTACGCGGCCGAGACTTTTATCGAGGTGCTACCTTTTGGCGGCTTGCCTTCAACGCGGTCTGTGGCAGGGTCCAATTTCGTGCATGTGGGCGTAAGTGCGGATCGTATTCCGGGCCGTGCGCTGGTTGTTGTGGCGCTTGATAACCTATGCAAGGGCTCTTCGGGTCAGGCGCTGCAAAACGCCAACCTGATGCTGGGCAATGAGGAAACCGCAGGGCTGATGCTGGCCCCCGTGTTCCCGTAA
- a CDS encoding DUF1523 family protein — MMRYFKWGFFAVLALLVFAFFHYTLPQHDIVRIVGTENRRIDYGQHSIFWATPDKAAQAVGSRDVFFIQTQRPNGKPMVYRNEDTGWGWPPYFKLDSSNLQAVAQDLVSTKANPVWVSITHYGWRNEWISIYPNAVSINVVSGPDATIVPWANIVILTFLLIVLLFLRAMWRQFRRRSIDPVIEDMEEAWDGVEDRAEGLWGRVKRRLGGK, encoded by the coding sequence ATGATGCGGTATTTCAAATGGGGTTTCTTCGCGGTGCTTGCGCTGCTGGTCTTCGCCTTTTTCCACTACACCCTGCCGCAGCATGACATCGTCCGGATTGTCGGAACGGAGAATCGCCGCATCGATTACGGGCAGCATTCGATCTTCTGGGCAACGCCCGACAAGGCGGCGCAGGCGGTGGGCAGCCGCGATGTGTTTTTCATCCAGACGCAGCGCCCGAACGGCAAGCCGATGGTCTATCGCAACGAGGATACCGGCTGGGGCTGGCCGCCCTATTTCAAGCTGGACAGCTCTAACCTGCAAGCCGTGGCGCAGGATCTTGTCTCGACCAAGGCCAATCCGGTCTGGGTGTCGATCACCCATTATGGCTGGCGTAACGAGTGGATCTCGATCTATCCCAATGCGGTATCGATCAATGTTGTGTCGGGGCCGGATGCGACGATCGTTCCTTGGGCGAATATCGTTATCCTGACCTTCCTGCTGATCGTGCTGCTGTTTTTGCGCGCGATGTGGCGGCAGTTTCGCAGGCGCTCCATCGATCCGGTGATCGAGGATATGGAAGAGGCGTGGGATGGTGTCGAAGACCGTGCCGAAGGCCTCTGGGGGCGCGTGAAGCGCCGGTTGGGCGGGAAATAA
- the ccmE gene encoding cytochrome c maturation protein CcmE — MKSLKKKRRIQVLVAAAVALVVAVAMIGYAFRDGINYFRAPSQLATEPVRPNEVFRLGGLVAQGSIKRDPDGTIHFAVTDGGATVPARFNGVLPDLFKEGQGMVGTGKMEDGVFVASEILAKHDENYMPKEVVDALKEQGVYEPPKS, encoded by the coding sequence ATGAAAAGTCTCAAGAAGAAACGCCGTATTCAGGTTCTGGTGGCCGCGGCTGTTGCGCTTGTCGTGGCGGTTGCGATGATCGGCTATGCGTTCCGCGACGGGATCAACTATTTCCGCGCTCCCTCACAACTGGCCACAGAGCCGGTCCGGCCCAATGAAGTGTTCCGTCTGGGTGGGCTGGTCGCCCAAGGATCGATCAAACGTGACCCCGATGGCACGATCCATTTTGCTGTGACCGATGGCGGTGCCACTGTGCCTGCCCGTTTTAATGGTGTGCTGCCCGATTTGTTCAAGGAAGGGCAGGGCATGGTGGGCACGGGGAAGATGGAAGATGGCGTCTTTGTCGCCAGCGAAATTCTTGCCAAGCATGACGAAAATTATATGCCCAAAGAAGTTGTGGACGCGCTCAAGGAACAGGGTGTTTACGAGCCGCCTAAAAGCTGA
- the grxD gene encoding Grx4 family monothiol glutaredoxin, producing MSAQDQIQKDVSENDVVLFMKGTKEMPQCGFSSRVAGVLNFMGVAYKDINVLADAEIRQGIKDFSDWPTIPQLYVKGEFVGGCDIVTEMTLSGELDQLFSDKGIEFNKEAAEQIRAANA from the coding sequence ATGAGCGCGCAAGACCAGATCCAGAAAGACGTCTCTGAAAACGATGTCGTGCTTTTCATGAAAGGCACCAAAGAAATGCCCCAATGCGGCTTCTCCAGCCGTGTGGCGGGTGTGCTCAATTTCATGGGGGTCGCCTATAAGGATATCAACGTCCTTGCCGATGCCGAGATCCGTCAGGGCATCAAGGATTTCTCCGACTGGCCGACCATCCCGCAGCTTTATGTCAAAGGCGAATTTGTCGGCGGCTGCGATATCGTGACCGAAATGACCCTGTCGGGCGAGCTTGACCAGCTGTTCAGCGACAAAGGGATCGAGTTCAACAAGGAAGCGGCAGAGCAGATCCGCGCGGCCAACGCCTGA
- a CDS encoding LysR family transcriptional regulator, with product MDWDKLRIFHAVADAGSLTHAGDALHLSQSAVSRQIRSLEEMLGTTLFHRHARGLILTEQGELLFDATSTMAKKLDAASARIRDSEEEVYGDLRVTATTGFGTMWLAPRLNKLYEKYPELKIDLMLEERVLDLPMREADVAIRMKEPAQADLVRKRLLNIRMRFYATPQYLEQHGRPETLEDLKKHRLICQSPSVPQVAAGAALAQRALAYDMPSTLTVNNYFGILQAVLNHVGIGILPDYLTVDNKIERVLHDIDSNEVPVFLAYPEELRQSRRVTAFRDFIQEEIQAYRRVQASENQS from the coding sequence ATGGACTGGGACAAGCTGCGAATCTTTCACGCGGTGGCCGATGCGGGGTCTTTGACCCATGCAGGCGACGCGCTGCACTTGTCACAATCGGCGGTCAGCCGTCAGATCCGCTCGCTCGAAGAAATGCTGGGCACGACCCTGTTCCACCGTCATGCGCGCGGCCTGATCCTGACCGAGCAGGGCGAACTGCTGTTTGACGCCACCTCGACGATGGCCAAAAAGCTCGATGCCGCCTCGGCCCGCATCCGCGATTCGGAGGAAGAGGTCTATGGCGACCTGCGGGTAACTGCGACCACCGGCTTTGGGACCATGTGGCTGGCTCCGCGTCTCAACAAGCTTTACGAGAAATATCCCGAGCTGAAGATCGACCTAATGCTGGAAGAACGCGTGCTGGACCTGCCGATGCGCGAAGCCGATGTGGCGATCCGCATGAAAGAGCCCGCACAGGCCGATCTGGTGCGCAAACGGCTTCTGAATATCCGGATGCGCTTCTACGCGACCCCGCAATATCTCGAACAGCACGGGCGTCCAGAAACGCTTGAAGATCTCAAGAAACACCGCCTGATCTGCCAAAGCCCCTCGGTGCCGCAAGTGGCGGCGGGCGCCGCGCTTGCACAGCGCGCGCTGGCCTATGACATGCCCAGCACACTGACCGTGAACAATTATTTCGGCATCCTTCAGGCTGTCCTGAACCATGTGGGCATCGGCATCCTCCCCGATTATCTCACCGTCGACAACAAGATCGAACGGGTCCTGCACGACATCGATTCAAATGAAGTCCCGGTGTTTCTGGCCTATCCGGAAGAGCTGCGTCAATCGCGGCGCGTCACCGCGTTCCGCGACTTCATTCAGGAAGAGATCCAGGCCTATCGCCGTGTTCAGGCAAGCGAAAACCAAAGCTGA
- the murI gene encoding glutamate racemase, which produces MAVGIFDSGLGGLTVLDAVSRRLPEVPFVYLGDNANAPYGVRDAEDIYNLTTRAVERLWEEGCDLVILACNTASAAALKRMQETWLPKDKRVLGVFVPLIEALTERQWGDNSPPREVEVKHVALFATPATVASRAFQRELAFRAIGVDVEAQPCGGVVDAIEEGDDILAEALVKSHVEALRRRMPRPDAAILGCTHYPIMQQAFQEGLGPDVKVYSQANLVAESLADYLERRPEFIGAGTQTKFLTTGDPGHVANHATRFLRRKVVFEQA; this is translated from the coding sequence ATGGCGGTCGGCATTTTCGATAGCGGTCTTGGCGGACTGACGGTTTTGGATGCGGTGTCCCGGCGGTTGCCGGAGGTACCTTTTGTCTATCTGGGCGATAACGCGAATGCGCCTTACGGGGTGCGCGATGCCGAGGATATCTACAACCTGACCACGCGGGCCGTCGAGCGCTTGTGGGAGGAGGGCTGCGATCTGGTCATTCTGGCCTGCAATACGGCCTCGGCTGCGGCGCTCAAGCGGATGCAGGAAACGTGGCTGCCCAAAGACAAGCGCGTCTTGGGGGTTTTTGTGCCGCTGATCGAGGCGCTGACCGAGCGCCAATGGGGCGATAACTCGCCGCCCCGTGAGGTCGAGGTCAAGCATGTGGCGCTTTTTGCGACCCCTGCCACTGTCGCGAGCCGTGCGTTCCAGCGTGAACTGGCGTTTCGTGCGATCGGTGTGGATGTCGAGGCGCAACCCTGTGGTGGCGTGGTTGATGCGATCGAGGAGGGCGATGACATTCTGGCGGAGGCGCTGGTGAAATCACATGTCGAGGCGCTGCGCCGTCGTATGCCCCGCCCCGATGCGGCGATCCTTGGCTGTACCCATTACCCGATCATGCAGCAGGCCTTCCAAGAAGGTCTTGGCCCTGATGTGAAGGTTTACAGTCAGGCCAATCTGGTTGCGGAAAGTCTGGCGGACTATCTGGAGCGTCGTCCCGAATTTATCGGCGCCGGAACGCAGACGAAGTTCCTGACGACGGGGGATCCCGGCCATGTTGCCAATCATGCAACCCGTTTCCTGCGTCGCAAGGTTGTCTTCGAGCAGGCTTGA
- a CDS encoding DUF4123 domain-containing protein: protein MMDDDFWLTLANGPEDTGTAIAVQHEAQQGITPLDRQFGHHPRRIVPEGLEMQFDPVTDQDQLFAILDGAKIPDLPELLEASGLNHLCLFKGDALEDYGAIAPWVVKMDHDSDLLRHLFTKDQGPHHLWDHEAAIYLRAPCNLDALQRHFRRLVKLRREDQSWTFFRFWEPKILRRFLLLADSGSPLLRTLLYLTDDQGLREVITVLKTGDLDRFAFTLPALEARPPVPRLEGQDFAILTQAVSLERLDEMVRALQGDFPDELQGQDYPTLHRKVSEALIRMQSYGFRSGPLLYTLTAWELIYGAGFEHRDPTGRLLQTFRSHLSEQRKFRRIEQRLTSLFKEGVL, encoded by the coding sequence ATGATGGATGATGATTTCTGGCTGACCCTTGCCAATGGTCCCGAAGACACCGGCACAGCCATCGCAGTCCAGCACGAGGCGCAACAAGGGATTACCCCGCTCGACCGCCAGTTCGGGCATCATCCGCGCCGGATCGTGCCGGAGGGGCTGGAGATGCAGTTCGACCCCGTCACCGATCAGGACCAGCTCTTCGCCATTCTGGATGGTGCCAAGATCCCAGATCTGCCCGAACTTCTGGAGGCCAGCGGCCTGAACCACCTATGCCTTTTCAAAGGCGATGCGCTAGAAGACTATGGCGCGATCGCGCCTTGGGTCGTGAAGATGGATCACGACAGTGACCTCCTCCGGCATCTCTTCACGAAAGACCAAGGGCCCCATCATCTTTGGGATCATGAGGCCGCCATCTACCTGCGGGCGCCCTGCAATCTGGACGCGCTACAGCGCCATTTCCGCCGGCTCGTAAAACTGCGGCGTGAGGATCAAAGCTGGACCTTCTTCCGGTTCTGGGAACCCAAGATCCTGCGCCGCTTCCTGCTACTGGCCGATAGCGGCTCTCCCCTGCTGCGTACCCTTCTGTATCTCACCGACGACCAAGGGCTCCGCGAAGTTATCACGGTTCTGAAAACCGGCGATCTGGACCGCTTCGCCTTCACCCTCCCCGCGCTGGAGGCCCGCCCCCCTGTGCCCCGGCTCGAAGGGCAGGATTTCGCGATCCTGACCCAAGCGGTGTCCTTGGAGCGCCTCGACGAGATGGTGCGCGCTTTACAGGGCGACTTCCCCGACGAACTGCAGGGACAGGATTACCCGACCCTTCACCGCAAGGTCAGCGAGGCACTGATCCGGATGCAGAGCTACGGGTTCCGTTCGGGCCCGCTGCTTTACACCTTAACCGCATGGGAGCTGATCTATGGCGCAGGGTTCGAACACCGCGATCCGACCGGCCGCCTGCTGCAGACCTTCCGCTCCCATCTCAGCGAACAACGCAAATTCCGCCGGATCGAGCAGAGGCTGACCAGCCTGTTCAAAGAGGGCGTTCTGTGA
- a CDS encoding holin-associated N-acetylmuramidase, with amino-acid sequence MPSVREIAEGIVAREGGFVNDPSDPGGATNYGVTIHTMRKLGLDLDHDGKITEADVRRLTRAQAVDIFVRHYFDEPGLGQLPEMLQASVFDMYVNAGRNAVKILQHLLNDMGQSVGVDGLLGPQTVSAAQAAARAAPAHIADAYGIARRNYYYALADSRPASRKYATTRKGRKGGWITRSEEFISPRFHLSDAEHQARVAAWG; translated from the coding sequence ATGCCAAGCGTGAGAGAGATTGCCGAAGGGATCGTGGCCCGTGAGGGAGGGTTTGTAAATGACCCCTCCGATCCGGGAGGCGCCACCAATTATGGTGTGACCATCCATACGATGCGGAAGCTCGGATTGGACCTTGATCATGACGGAAAGATCACGGAAGCCGATGTGCGTCGGCTGACCCGTGCACAGGCGGTCGATATCTTTGTCCGGCATTATTTCGATGAGCCTGGCTTGGGGCAACTGCCCGAGATGTTGCAGGCCTCGGTTTTCGACATGTATGTCAATGCCGGCCGGAATGCCGTGAAAATCCTGCAGCATCTTCTGAACGACATGGGGCAATCGGTTGGGGTCGACGGTCTTCTGGGGCCACAGACGGTTTCTGCGGCGCAGGCGGCGGCACGGGCCGCCCCCGCGCATATTGCCGATGCCTATGGGATTGCGCGCCGGAACTATTACTACGCGCTGGCCGATAGCCGTCCTGCCAGCCGCAAATACGCCACCACCCGCAAGGGGCGCAAGGGGGGCTGGATTACCCGCTCGGAAGAATTCATCTCGCCGCGCTTTCATCTGAGCGATGCCGAGCATCAGGCACGGGTGGCAGCATGGGGTTGA
- a CDS encoding holin family protein, with translation MGLIGRLFGSAGGAAAIGSAASQVAEIFTVNATKKMETSHDAFMATQRAYGQEFSQPRACWFDGFVNGLNRLPRPLLALGTLALFIYAMVNPASFAQRMVGLSYVPEPLWWLLAAIVGFYFGAREAHYFRTPKPTTPASTAPSTTPSSTTTPLATNPALEEWKQKGG, from the coding sequence ATGGGGTTGATCGGCAGGCTCTTCGGGAGCGCGGGCGGGGCGGCGGCAATCGGCAGTGCCGCCAGTCAGGTTGCAGAGATATTCACGGTGAATGCGACGAAGAAGATGGAAACGTCGCATGATGCGTTCATGGCCACCCAGCGTGCCTATGGCCAGGAATTCTCCCAGCCGCGCGCATGCTGGTTTGACGGTTTCGTCAACGGCCTGAACCGCTTGCCACGACCGCTTCTTGCGTTGGGGACGCTGGCTTTGTTCATCTATGCGATGGTCAATCCGGCCTCTTTTGCACAGCGCATGGTCGGTCTTTCCTATGTGCCCGAGCCGCTTTGGTGGCTGCTGGCGGCGATTGTCGGGTTCTATTTCGGCGCGAGAGAGGCGCATTACTTTCGTACCCCGAAACCAACGACCCCCGCGTCCACCGCGCCCAGCACCACCCCGTCCAGCACCACCACGCCGCTCGCGACAAACCCCGCGCTGGAGGAATGGAAACAAAAGGGCGGTTGA
- a CDS encoding FUSC family protein: MTRFAADSVPAKALRLFLAAIIALSIAELLGFHNTYWAAMPVFVIAQPLREDMVVRGILRVIGTLAGAGIGLLALIYLGNPVAIGLAVGVTAAIGTGLAYRIGTTYSYGFTLMAFSCGVVVMPSLGLGANDIALALERIWCTLIGVACITLVSWSFTPSRHGPIPPRPMPPSTQQLILRMAFAATACTIGTAATGLTMNFAIMSGALAMTVFSAVIGSMTDPRPIIRWLVPGVIMGVCAAVVYRSIIDSLGLNQPQIYILAILFVAAGALLRAHPKTAAPALDCNMCFLLAGEAGAVGHSFELTALGACGMVCGTLLVAGPLHFIASLRDRERTQAAS; encoded by the coding sequence ATGACCCGCTTCGCTGCCGATAGCGTCCCTGCAAAAGCCCTGCGATTGTTTCTCGCCGCGATCATTGCCCTGAGCATCGCCGAGCTGTTGGGCTTTCATAATACCTATTGGGCGGCCATGCCGGTTTTCGTCATCGCCCAACCCCTGCGTGAGGATATGGTGGTCCGTGGTATCCTACGCGTCATCGGCACGCTGGCGGGGGCCGGTATCGGCCTGCTGGCGCTGATCTATCTCGGCAATCCCGTCGCGATCGGTCTGGCCGTCGGGGTGACCGCGGCCATCGGCACCGGCCTCGCCTACAGGATCGGCACGACCTATAGCTATGGCTTTACCCTGATGGCTTTCAGTTGCGGTGTGGTGGTCATGCCCTCGCTGGGACTTGGCGCAAACGACATTGCGCTGGCGCTTGAACGGATCTGGTGCACCCTGATCGGTGTCGCCTGCATCACGCTGGTGTCGTGGTCCTTCACCCCCAGCCGGCACGGCCCCATCCCGCCGCGCCCCATGCCCCCTTCAACCCAGCAGTTGATCCTGCGGATGGCCTTTGCCGCCACCGCCTGCACCATCGGCACGGCGGCCACCGGACTGACAATGAATTTCGCCATCATGTCGGGCGCTCTTGCGATGACCGTTTTCAGCGCCGTGATCGGCTCCATGACCGATCCGCGCCCGATCATCCGCTGGCTGGTGCCCGGCGTAATCATGGGCGTCTGCGCGGCGGTGGTCTACCGCTCCATCATCGACAGCCTCGGCCTCAACCAGCCGCAGATCTATATTCTTGCGATTCTTTTTGTGGCTGCGGGGGCCCTGCTGCGCGCCCATCCGAAAACCGCCGCCCCCGCCCTTGATTGCAACATGTGCTTCCTGCTGGCGGGCGAGGCAGGCGCGGTCGGTCATTCCTTCGAGCTGACGGCCTTGGGGGCGTGCGGCATGGTATGCGGCACGCTTCTGGTGGCCGGACCGCTGCATTTCATCGCCTCCTTACGAGACCGCGAAAGGACGCAAGCCGCCAGCTGA